The following coding sequences lie in one Crassostrea angulata isolate pt1a10 chromosome 10, ASM2561291v2, whole genome shotgun sequence genomic window:
- the LOC128165601 gene encoding HMG box-containing protein 4-like isoform X2, translating to MMASKRKREDDFEYAPSSAKMSKNEDSSSVSRSGRARKKPARFLDQDEGDEDSPETQEVETKPVPVEIQVLKSSPNLLTATPQIISSTPQLIMAAPQIISADSQLISNPTQLISVAPQSVNTAPQLISSIPQLISSAPQLITSISQLINTSPQLIASSPQVISGTPQMIVSPESIIQPKIEPSDTPKQSRVRKKSAKVIEMEEFEKAEKVKSTKKTPKVGSPEFSTLTASTAAGGIQPQILQAANIQLNLMNALNTSTSTDVQSSLLAHLRKNPQLVRVVDDQKLGSIKTEPMLVSGPFVSPGEAVMGDQIGSVKDEPIDTVDPNILLPQSAPGSALLTHLTKMAQQESNVSPTKSPPKKKTPKAKTVKEEPVTSMAGDSQSKSVIKMLLNKPAQFSEPVISTQTLSQINSPVSDKNVKKPVRLKLSTESTPVSQIGPAGDASYGHAAPAAITGSIDTGRPSTSSVGMDIKKKIKKTKRKQSVSILDEDDDDDEEYDEEEDDDDDDLMEDDLDDNDDEMDWEFETQDGNLIIADETPKKSTKKTPPSKKKGKKDENQSNSGAGKEKKGPKEKKRKRLTAYTMWCNSVRYKVLNENPGIDFAQLSRRLGEIWQSVPAKDKMAWKRKAKREARKLLGKGLLITTGKGGGSSQSQTSVSGAQAVPSSSTTPPPIYHPPIRHHSGKHHSSNNSTATVSAAKLQEDQSGSPSKMLGIDPIDTAAHLKLVGDSLSIIGIRLQEHRGLIAVQGSLSVLLDSLLCAVGPLMCLTTQVPELNGCSAKTHTRVLDNIAYIMPGL from the exons ATGATGGCAAGcaaaagaaagagagaagaTGATTTTGAATACGCGCCATCGTCAGCTAAGATGAGCAAAAATGAAGACA GTTCCAGTGTCTCAAGGTCTGGTCGAGCTAGGAAAAAACCAGCCCGGTTTTTGGACCAAGATGAGGGAGACGAAGATTCCCCAGAGACTCAAGAGGTGGAAACAAAACCGGTGCCTGTGGAGATTCAGGTCCTGAAGTCCAGCCCCAACCTCCTAACAGCCACACCTCAGATAATCTCCTCTACACCTCAACTCATCATGGCTGCTCCCCAGATCATCAGTGCAGACTCTCAGCTCATCAGTAATCCTACACAATTGATCAGTGTGGCTCCTCAGTCAGTCAACACAGCTCCTCAGTTGATCAGCTCCATTCCTCAGCTGATCAGCTCTGCTCCTCAGTTGATTACTTCCATTTCTCAATTGATCAATACTTCTCCACAATTAATTGCCTCCTCGCCGCAGGTAATTTCTGGCACCCCTCAGATGATAGTGTCTCCAGAGTCAATCATCCAACCAAAAATAGAACCGTCAGACACCCCGAAGCAATCCAGG GTCAGGAAGAAATCTGCCAAAGTGATAGAAATGGAGGAATTTGAAAAGGCAGAAAAGGTCAAATCCACTAAAAAGACGCCGAAAGTTGGCAGTCCAGAATTCAGCACACTTACGGCATCTACAGCTGCTGGAGGGATACAGCCTCAGATCCTACAGGCTGCCAACATACAGTTGAATCTCATGAATGCTTTGAATACATCAACATCCACTGATGTTCAGTCCTCGCTCCTCGCACACTTGAGAAAAAACCCTCAGCTGGTAAGAGTTGTTGATGACCAGAAACTCGGATCCATCAAGACAGAACCAATGCTGGTTTCCGGCCCATTTGTTAGCCCTGGTGAGGCTGTGATGGGGGACCAGATTGGCAGTGTGAAAGATGAACCAATAGACACAGTAGATCCCAATATCCTATTGCCTCAGTCTGCCCCTGGCTCAGCCCTACTCACACATCTGACTAAAATGGCTCAACAGGAAAGCAATGTATCACCAACTAAATCCCCACCAAAGAAGAAAACACCCAAAGCCAAAACTGTGAAAGAAGAACCTGTGACAAGCATGGCTGGGGATTCACAGAGTAAAAGTGTCATCAAAATGTTGCTGAACAAACCTGCCCAGTTTTCTGAGCCTGTGATATCAACACAGACCCTCTCCCAGATTAATTCACCAGTGTCAGACAAGAACGTCAAGAAACCAGTCAGGTTAAAATTGTCCACTGAGAGTACCCCAGTGTCTCAGATAGGGCCGGCAGGGGATGCTTCATATGGTCATGCAGCACCCGCTGCCATTACTGGTTCTATTGACACAGGCAGACCATCCACCTCAAGTGTAGGGATGGATATAAAGAAGAAG ATAAAGAAAACCAAGAGGAAACAGTCAGTGTCAATTCTTGacgaagatgatgatgatgacgaagAGTATGATGAAgaagaagatgatgatgacgatgatcTGATGGAGGATGATTtggatgataatgatgatgagaTGGACTGGGAGTTTGAAACCCAGGATGGAAACCTCATTATTGCTGATGAAACTCCCAAGAAAAGTACCAAAAAGACCCCGCCAAGCAAAAAGAAAGGAAAGAAAG ATGAGAATCAGTCAAATTCAGGAGCAGGGAAAGAAAAGAAGGGTCCA AAGGAGAAAAAGAGGAAAAGGTTAACAGCATACACAATGTGGTGCAACAGCGTACGCTACAAAGTGCTGAATGAAAACCCAGGAATCG ACTTTGCACAGCTGAGTAGAAGACTAGGGGAGATATGGCAGAGTGTTCCAGCCAAAGATAAAATG GCTTGGAAAAGAAAAGCCAAGAGAGAAGCCCGTAAACTGCTGGGGAAAGGCTTGCTGATAACAACAGGGAAAGGAGGAGGTTCCAGCCAGAGCCAGACCAGTGTCTCTGGGGCCCAAGCTGTACCCAGCAGCTCCACTACTCCACCCCCTATATACCACCCCCCAATCAGACATCACTCGGGCAAACATCACTCATCCAACAACTCCACTGCTACTGTGTCTGCTGCCAAGCTACAGGAGGACCAGTCTGGTAGTCCATCTAAG ATGCTTGGCATTGATCCTATTGATACGGCAGCACACCTGAAATTAGTGGGGGATTCTCTCAGTATTATTGGAATCCGACTGCAAGAACACAGA GGCCTGATAGCTGTACAGGGCAGTCTGTCTGTCCTGTTGGACTCCCTGCTGTGTGCCGTGGGGCCCCTCATGTGTCTGACCACACAAGTCCCCGAACTCAACGGATGCTCTGCAAAAACTCACACCCGTGTTCTGGACAATATCGCTTACATCATGCCGGGATTGTAG
- the LOC128165601 gene encoding uncharacterized protein LOC128165601 isoform X1: MMASKRKREDDFEYAPSSAKMSKNEDSSSVSRSGRARKKPARFLDQDEGDEDSPETQEVETKPVPVEIQVLKSSPNLLTATPQIISSTPQLIMAAPQIISADSQLISNPTQLISVAPQSVNTAPQLISSIPQLISSAPQLITSISQLINTSPQLIASSPQVISGTPQMIVSPESIIQPKIEPSDTPKQSRVRKKSAKVIEMEEFEKAEKVKSTKKTPKVGSPEFSTLTASTAAGGIQPQILQAANIQLNLMNALNTSTSTDVQSSLLAHLRKNPQLVRVVDDQKLGSIKTEPMLVSGPFVSPGEAVMGDQIGSVKDEPIDTVDPNILLPQSAPGSALLTHLTKMAQQESNVSPTKSPPKKKTPKAKTVKEEPVTSMAGDSQSKSVIKMLLNKPAQFSEPVISTQTLSQINSPVSDKNVKKPVRLKLSTESTPVSQIGPAGDASYGHAAPAAITGSIDTGRPSTSSVGMDIKKKIKKTKRKQSVSILDEDDDDDEEYDEEEDDDDDDLMEDDLDDNDDEMDWEFETQDGNLIIADETPKKSTKKTPPSKKKGKKDENQSNSGAGKEKKGPKEKKRKRLTAYTMWCNSVRYKVLNENPGIDFAQLSRRLGEIWQSVPAKDKMKRKRRDLTLADKYEAVKLLEQKLSQAEVAKRMGCSQPQICTLSKNRESIKADYKASENPQRKRQRFGKAPSVEGALKEWFTMARSKDIPLSSTVLQEKATSLATTMQIEDFNPTAGWLYRWKQRNNVGHKKLHEEKKDADSQAAEHWTTRVLPELLQKYTEDDVYNADEAGIYYRALPDGTLNFKSEKTKDRVTALVCVNMTGTDKRKLLVIGKSRDPRSFRGKKSLPVTYKSSKNAWMTGDIFREWLQEFNRDMVRQRRKVLLLVDKCSAHPTEAAVGLSNVRMEFLPENMMPMIQPCGMGIIRNLKVLYRTGVVRKLVEDIDSVSTATDLARKLTMLDAIHLLSKAWKNVKMITIVNCYRKTGFLPEEVETEEEIVVPDGMTREEFYKYIDHDKDLECHRVPSDEEFIKDESSDIEESNEEETETGSGDLDDETPTSINGAKKCMEYIRRFLEENGCDNFNDYYGLLEKCEIIALKNKKAVQDRVHELDSVKIEPLTE; encoded by the exons ATGATGGCAAGcaaaagaaagagagaagaTGATTTTGAATACGCGCCATCGTCAGCTAAGATGAGCAAAAATGAAGACA GTTCCAGTGTCTCAAGGTCTGGTCGAGCTAGGAAAAAACCAGCCCGGTTTTTGGACCAAGATGAGGGAGACGAAGATTCCCCAGAGACTCAAGAGGTGGAAACAAAACCGGTGCCTGTGGAGATTCAGGTCCTGAAGTCCAGCCCCAACCTCCTAACAGCCACACCTCAGATAATCTCCTCTACACCTCAACTCATCATGGCTGCTCCCCAGATCATCAGTGCAGACTCTCAGCTCATCAGTAATCCTACACAATTGATCAGTGTGGCTCCTCAGTCAGTCAACACAGCTCCTCAGTTGATCAGCTCCATTCCTCAGCTGATCAGCTCTGCTCCTCAGTTGATTACTTCCATTTCTCAATTGATCAATACTTCTCCACAATTAATTGCCTCCTCGCCGCAGGTAATTTCTGGCACCCCTCAGATGATAGTGTCTCCAGAGTCAATCATCCAACCAAAAATAGAACCGTCAGACACCCCGAAGCAATCCAGG GTCAGGAAGAAATCTGCCAAAGTGATAGAAATGGAGGAATTTGAAAAGGCAGAAAAGGTCAAATCCACTAAAAAGACGCCGAAAGTTGGCAGTCCAGAATTCAGCACACTTACGGCATCTACAGCTGCTGGAGGGATACAGCCTCAGATCCTACAGGCTGCCAACATACAGTTGAATCTCATGAATGCTTTGAATACATCAACATCCACTGATGTTCAGTCCTCGCTCCTCGCACACTTGAGAAAAAACCCTCAGCTGGTAAGAGTTGTTGATGACCAGAAACTCGGATCCATCAAGACAGAACCAATGCTGGTTTCCGGCCCATTTGTTAGCCCTGGTGAGGCTGTGATGGGGGACCAGATTGGCAGTGTGAAAGATGAACCAATAGACACAGTAGATCCCAATATCCTATTGCCTCAGTCTGCCCCTGGCTCAGCCCTACTCACACATCTGACTAAAATGGCTCAACAGGAAAGCAATGTATCACCAACTAAATCCCCACCAAAGAAGAAAACACCCAAAGCCAAAACTGTGAAAGAAGAACCTGTGACAAGCATGGCTGGGGATTCACAGAGTAAAAGTGTCATCAAAATGTTGCTGAACAAACCTGCCCAGTTTTCTGAGCCTGTGATATCAACACAGACCCTCTCCCAGATTAATTCACCAGTGTCAGACAAGAACGTCAAGAAACCAGTCAGGTTAAAATTGTCCACTGAGAGTACCCCAGTGTCTCAGATAGGGCCGGCAGGGGATGCTTCATATGGTCATGCAGCACCCGCTGCCATTACTGGTTCTATTGACACAGGCAGACCATCCACCTCAAGTGTAGGGATGGATATAAAGAAGAAG ATAAAGAAAACCAAGAGGAAACAGTCAGTGTCAATTCTTGacgaagatgatgatgatgacgaagAGTATGATGAAgaagaagatgatgatgacgatgatcTGATGGAGGATGATTtggatgataatgatgatgagaTGGACTGGGAGTTTGAAACCCAGGATGGAAACCTCATTATTGCTGATGAAACTCCCAAGAAAAGTACCAAAAAGACCCCGCCAAGCAAAAAGAAAGGAAAGAAAG ATGAGAATCAGTCAAATTCAGGAGCAGGGAAAGAAAAGAAGGGTCCA AAGGAGAAAAAGAGGAAAAGGTTAACAGCATACACAATGTGGTGCAACAGCGTACGCTACAAAGTGCTGAATGAAAACCCAGGAATCG ACTTTGCACAGCTGAGTAGAAGACTAGGGGAGATATGGCAGAGTGTTCCAGCCAAAGATAAAATG AAAAGGAAAAGGAGAGATCTGACGCTGGCTGACAAATATGAAGCAGTAAAGCTGTTAGAGCAGAAGTTATCCCAAGCAGAGGTCGCTAAGCGAATGGGATGTTCACAACCTCAG atttgcACATTATCCAAGAACCGTGAATCCATCAAAGCTGACTACAAAGCGAGCGAAAATCCCCAGAGAAAACGACAGCGTTTTGGGAAGGCCCCCTCGGTCGAAGGAGCTCTTAAAGAATGGTTTACTATGGCTCGCAGCAAGGACATTCCATTATCAAGCACCGTCCTTCAGGAAAAAGCGACATCACTTGCCACAACCATGCAAATAGAAGACTTCAACCCCACCGCTGGATGGCTGTATAGATGGAAACAACGGAACAACGTGGGACATAAGAAGTTGCATGAAGAGAAGAAGGATGCCGACTCCCAAGCTGCTGAACACTGGACAACCAGAGTTTTACCCGAGTTACTACAGAAATACACCGAAGATGACGTCTACAACGCAGACGAGGCGGGGATCTACTACAGAGCCCTTCCAGATGGGACTTTGAACTTCAAGAGTGAAAAGACAAAGGACAGAGTGACAGCATTAGTGTGTGTTAACATGACAGGTACAGACAAGAGAAAACTGTTAGTGATTGGGAAAAGCCGTGATCCAAGGTCTTTCCGTGGGAAGAAGAGTCTACCAGTTACCTACAAGAGCTCAAAGAATGCCTGGATGACGGGTGACATTTTCCGCGAGTGGCTACAGGAATTCAACAGGGACATGGTGCGTCAAAGAAGGAAAGTGCTGCTGTTAGTGGACAAATGCTCGGCCCATCCCACGGAAGCTGCTGTAGGACTTAGCAACGTAAGAATGGAATTCCTGCCCGAAAACATGATGCCAATGATCCAGCCCTGCGGCATGGGAATCATTAGAAACCTGAAAGTTTTATACCGAACAGGAGTTGTAAGGAAACTGGTGGAAGACATCGACAGTGTATCGACAGCCACAGACCTTGCCAGGAAACTGACCATGCTGGATGCCATTCATCTCCTATCTAAGGCTTGGAAGAATGTGAAAATGATTACCATTGTGAATTGCTATAGAAAGACTGGATTTCTTCCGGAAGAAGTTGAAACTGAGGAAGAGATTGTTGTTCCTGACGGCATGACGAGAGAAGAGTTCTATAAGTACATCGACCACGACAAGGACTTGGAGTGCCATAGGGTTCCTTCCGATGAAGAATTTATAAAGGATGAGTCCAGTGATATAGAAGAGAGTAACGAGGAAGAGACTGAGACCGGGAGTGGGGACCTCGACGATGAAACTCCCACAAGTATAAATGGTGCCAAAAAGTGCATGGAGTACATTCGGAGGTTCTTGGAGGAAAATGGCTGTGACAATTTCAATGACTACTATGGACTTCTGGAGAAATGTGAAATCATTGCCCTCAAGAACAAAAAGGCAGTCCAAGACAGAGTTCATGAATTGGATTCCGTGAAAATTGAACCCTTGACCGAGTGA